The Malus sylvestris chromosome 8, drMalSylv7.2, whole genome shotgun sequence genomic interval ATAGCGTCCGGAAAATCTTGCTCTTTTGGTCAGTGGCGAAGCTACGGAGGCGCAAGGAGGTGCGGCCGCAATTTTAATGGAGTAGGCTGTTTCTTTTGGTTTCAGGCACAAAAATctgtttttctattttgttttttcttataGTTTTGGATTAGGTTTCCAGCCGCAGACTTGAGCGTAACCAAGTTGGCTTGAGCAATTTACCCCCTATGCATTCAAGTTCGAATTCCCCACTCATAAGTTCAGATAAATTTAGTGTAGACTATCGCTCGAATTAGAAAACAAGGAAGTTTTTGGACCGAGTCTGATTCTTGCCAAACACTTGCACAAATTGATTTTGGAATTTCGACAGAGGAAATCCTTCTTCCTGTGTAAAATTTAGAGATAGGGGAAGAGGGGGGCGTTCTATTGGAGAGTTAGCCCTTTCTAATCGTCTGAGCGGGAAGGAAGTAGCTACTTGTAGTTGATGGCTAATTCTGGGATCTTGGTTTTTTCTTTCCGCCTTGTGTGGGTTTAGAGAGTAAGGCTTCTACTATTTTAGTCACACCCCATTTTTCGGGTTTTCGTTTGTTCTTGTTGATTTCAGCAGAGTGTTGGTTTTGAAACATCCTTACAACCAACACCAGAATGTTAAAAGTTACTTTCATGTCTTCCTTTTCAGCTTGAGGTTTCAAGCATTCAAAATGTATGTGCAAAGACAAACTTACACAAGAAGAAATATTAGCTGCGTCTGAATTAGCAGCAACAATCATATGTTTTGATTACTCTCGTTAATTAGTTCGTAGCGTATCCATACCAAATTCCCGAAATCAGCTTTGTAGAGGGGAGAGGAAAGCGAAAACCTAGTGACCGGAGACTATGAACAAGACTGGTTCGGAAAGGCCGAAGCCATGGAACGGATATACTACAAGTACAGACCCTAGCCCGTCTCAAGCAGGAGGGATCGATCGACAAGTGCAATGGCAAAGCTACGGAACATCATCCATGAGCGCGATTTCTTATGGTTTTGTAGCCACGGCTATCTTGGTTTCCATGTTTCTTATCATGGCCATCTTTGAACATTTGTTTAGGCCAAGTCCTAATCCCTTCTCCACACCTCAATCTCTCCCTCGTGCTTCTCTAGAGTCTGCACATTTCGACAAGCATGGAAGAATTAATCGACAAACTGTAAGTAATTTGTTTCTACTTCGTATGCATTTGCTCTCGAAAGAAAGCGATTACATGTACTAGTTTGAGTTCGCTGATCATAGTTTGTTCGTCGATGTTGCAGGTTTCGACATTGTGTGCGCCGGA includes:
- the LOC126632619 gene encoding uncharacterized protein LOC126632619 → MNKTGSERPKPWNGYTTSTDPSPSQAGGIDRQVQWQSYGTSSMSAISYGFVATAILVSMFLIMAIFEHLFRPSPNPFSTPQSLPRASLESAHFDKHGRINRQTVSTLCAPDFSVVMPGEQCPTYIAQRAPLPTCSREGVHWPSHEHNKFVLPP